In Methylomonas sp. ZR1, one DNA window encodes the following:
- a CDS encoding L,D-transpeptidase: MIPGSAATQHYHFAAPYLDIAIAEQRLHLVHGSEVLAQFPVSTAKNGPGEKKGSYCTPTGWHKIRAKIGAGLPINSVLAGRRPTGEIYTPELAAQHPQRDWILSRILWLGGLEPGKNRYGDVDSTWRYIYIHGTPDELMQGKPESHGCIRMLNADLISLFEQIAVGCRVWIHE, from the coding sequence ATGATTCCGGGTTCCGCGGCAACCCAGCACTATCACTTTGCAGCGCCTTATTTGGACATCGCCATTGCCGAGCAGCGCCTGCACCTAGTACACGGCAGCGAGGTGTTGGCCCAATTTCCGGTCTCTACCGCAAAAAATGGCCCCGGCGAAAAAAAAGGCAGCTACTGCACGCCGACCGGCTGGCATAAGATCCGCGCCAAAATCGGCGCCGGCCTGCCGATCAACAGCGTACTGGCAGGTCGTCGGCCAACCGGCGAAATCTACACGCCGGAACTGGCCGCGCAGCATCCGCAACGCGACTGGATTCTCAGCCGCATCCTGTGGTTGGGCGGCCTGGAACCGGGCAAAAACCGCTACGGCGATGTCGACAGCACCTGGCGTTACATTTACATCCACGGCACGCCGGACGAATTGATGCAAGGCAAGCCAGAATCGCACGGCTGTATTCGCATGCTTAACGCCGATCTAATCAGCTTATTCGAGCAGATTGCCGTGGGTTGCCGGGTGTGGATTCATGAATAA
- the rlmD gene encoding 23S rRNA (uracil(1939)-C(5))-methyltransferase RlmD — MAHKKKLPLDPVTVTIESLSHDGRGVSHVNGKVVFIDEALPGETLEFVYTDSRKDYAEGKVVNLISRSEHRVEPACPHFGSCGGCSFQHVDDAEQINFKEDLLRDQFRRIGKVEIPQIWEALTGPHWGYRSKARMGVKWVAKKNRVLVGFRERRNPFLAEIDSCKVMNPIVGEKLITLGEMIAGLTVKDKIPQIEVAIGDKECVLAFRVLEPPTDADKQRLREFAHQHQLSICLQPKGPDTIVPLDGEPEVIPSYALAEQGVKFNFRPAMFTQVNYQINQKMVTRAMAALELSKDDRVLDLFCGLGNFTLPLATQAGQVVGVEGDLPLVKHARENAKLNNLDNVEFHVADLTKDLKDQPWSKQKFTKVLLDPSRAGASEVLHNLKHWQPERIVYVSCNPSTLARDTGILVNELGYKLVKAGVMDMFPQTAHVESIALFVK; from the coding sequence ATGGCCCACAAGAAAAAACTCCCGTTAGATCCCGTCACCGTTACCATAGAATCTTTGTCCCATGATGGCCGTGGCGTCAGTCACGTCAACGGCAAAGTCGTGTTTATCGACGAAGCCTTGCCCGGCGAAACCCTGGAATTTGTCTACACCGACAGTCGTAAAGATTATGCGGAAGGCAAAGTGGTCAATCTGATCAGCCGGTCTGAACACCGGGTTGAACCAGCTTGTCCGCATTTCGGTAGTTGCGGCGGTTGCAGTTTTCAACATGTCGATGACGCCGAACAGATCAATTTCAAAGAGGACTTGCTGCGCGATCAGTTCCGTCGCATCGGTAAAGTCGAGATTCCGCAAATCTGGGAAGCTTTGACCGGCCCGCATTGGGGTTATCGCAGCAAAGCGCGGATGGGCGTGAAATGGGTAGCGAAAAAGAATCGGGTGTTAGTGGGTTTTCGCGAGCGGCGCAATCCGTTTTTAGCGGAAATCGATAGCTGTAAAGTGATGAACCCCATCGTCGGCGAGAAGCTGATCACTTTGGGTGAGATGATCGCCGGGTTGACGGTGAAAGACAAAATTCCGCAAATCGAAGTGGCGATTGGCGACAAGGAATGTGTGCTGGCGTTTCGGGTGCTGGAGCCACCTACCGATGCCGATAAACAACGGCTGCGCGAATTTGCCCATCAACACCAGCTCAGCATTTGTCTGCAGCCGAAAGGTCCGGATACCATCGTGCCGTTGGACGGCGAGCCGGAAGTCATTCCGAGTTACGCGCTTGCCGAACAAGGCGTTAAGTTCAATTTCCGCCCGGCGATGTTTACCCAAGTCAATTACCAGATCAATCAAAAGATGGTGACGCGGGCCATGGCAGCGCTGGAATTAAGCAAAGACGACAGGGTGCTGGATTTATTCTGCGGCTTGGGTAATTTCACCCTACCACTGGCGACCCAGGCGGGTCAGGTCGTCGGTGTGGAAGGCGACTTGCCGCTGGTCAAGCACGCCCGCGAAAATGCCAAGTTGAATAATCTCGATAACGTCGAGTTTCACGTCGCCGATCTGACCAAGGACTTGAAAGACCAACCCTGGTCCAAGCAAAAATTTACCAAGGTGCTGCTGGACCCATCGCGGGCCGGTGCATCGGAAGTGTTACACAACTTGAAACACTGGCAACCGGAGCGCATCGTTTACGTATCCTGCAACCCATCCACCTTGGCCCGCGATACCGGGATTTTGGTGAACGAACTCGGTTACAAGCTGGTCAAGGCAGGCGTGATGGATATGTTTCCGCAAACCGCGCATGTCGAATCGATAGCCTTGTTTGTGAAATGA